From the Oncorhynchus kisutch isolate 150728-3 linkage group LG27, Okis_V2, whole genome shotgun sequence genome, the window cctacggtgaagcatggtggtggcagtatcatgctgtggggatgtttttcagcggcagggtctagtcaggatcgagggaaagatgaacagagcaaagtacagagatccttgatgaaaacctgctcaggacatcagactggggtgcttcaacaaagtacagagtaaaaggtctgaatacttatgtaaatgtgatatttccgttgtattttatacatttggtcatgtttttttctttgtcattgtgggatatTTTGTGTTGATTGTTTAGGGGGGGGAAacgaatccattttagaattaggctgaaacgtaacaaaatgtggaaaaggtctaggggtctgaatactttgacgGCACTGTATGTCTATGATAACCCCTCATACGATTCCCTGCATTTCAGCTTCCATGTGAGAGGTCTGCTGAGCCCTTTGAGAAGGGACTAGTGAGGTTACTGGCCCAGAGAGACCCGTATGAACCCAGGGACCTGGAGAGGATGCTACAGTGAGTCTCCCTCTTTTACTCTGTTTGTTGCAACACGCAGAATGATGTGACATCTCAAGGGTTTTCATATTGTCAGTCAAATAAATTGATTTCTTGAAGTTCacacttttttgttgttttacacTCCAGCTGTTCTTTTTTCCCCTCGATattcagtgtagcctagtggttagagtgttcaaaccctcgagctgaccaggtacaaatctgtcgttctgcccctgaacaggcagttaacccactgttcctaggcagtcattgaaaataagaatttgttcttaactgacttgcctagttaaataaaggtcaaataaaaaattaaaaaatctaTTTATCTTCTATGACTTGCTTCTGTGGCATAAAATAACATTGCTGTATGAGATGGCTAAAACGGTCTACTAGTCCAAACCTCTACTTTAGCTGTATTTTATTCACAAACCTCAACTTTTCATATTGTGGAGATTAGAGTAGACTACCCTCTAGTTACTGTCACCAACACTGCCATAAGCTCCAGTGTTGTCAGTTATGGTTATGGTGAATAACCTCCAGGCTTTACATGTGTCAGAACCCAGGCTTTGATATCTAGGTCAACTGTGATGTCATTACCATTACTAGCCATTCCTtaaggcagtgtttcccaactccaatTTCCCAGTACTCCCAACAGAACAAATGTTTGTTGTAGCCAGGGACAAACAGCTCATTCAACTCAATTAGGGCttaatgattagttgacaagttgaatcaggtgtgcttgccCAGGGCTACACTAAAAATGAGTACTGTTGGGGGtcttgaggactggagttgggaaacactgtctGAAGGCATTGACACGCCCGAGAGTACTTAACACCTCTGAACAGAGTTCCAGACATAATTTGTAGAAACAGGCAAAAATGTTGTCAGTCAGACGCCCACCTGCGGGTGGGTGGTCAGTCCCTAAAACCATGAATGGCAGACCGTAACTTGGTGAGACGTGGTTTCTCCATTGCAGATATGGATGGGATCACTTTTTCCCCTTCTCTTTTCACTACCATCCAAGGTCACACCAGCACTTTGATCTCTTACACagtgcacctactgtatcttGCTATTAGATATTCTAGAATAGAACAGGAGATAGAGGACACCTACTGTATCTTGCTATTAGATATAGAggtcggaatggccgatttaattagggccgatttcaagttttcataacaatcggtaatcggcatgtTTGGACActgatcatggccgattacattgcgctccacgaggagactgcgtggtaggctgactacctgttatgcgagtgtagcaaggagccaaggtcaGGTgcaagctagcattaaacgtatcttataaaaaacaatcaatcttaacataatcactagttaactacacatggttgatgatattactagtttatctagcttgtcctgcgttgcatataatcgatgcggtgcctgttaatttatcattgaatcacagcctacttcgccaaacgggtgatttaacaagcgcattcgcgaaaaaagcactgtcgttgcaccaatgtgtacctaaccataaacatcaacgcctttcttaaaatcaatacacaagtatatatttttaaacctgcatatttagttcataaagccttcatattGCTAGTTcatattgaataacatggatttctaaatgtattttgtgacGCTCGAGCACgtgacgtgtccggtctggtcagcatgttagataaaataccgaacggttccgtatttcactgaaagaataaacgttttattttcgaaatgatagtttccggatttgaccatattaatgacccaaggctcgtatttctgtgtgttattatattataattaagtctatcatttgatatttgatagagcagtctgactgagttgtggtaggcagcagcaggctcgtaagcattcattcaaacagcactttattgtatttgccagcagctcttcgcaatgcttcaagcattgcgctgttttcaagcctatcaactcctgagattaggctggtgtaaccgatgtgaaatggctagctagttagcggggtgcagctatactgttacactggcaatactaaagtgcctataagaacatccaatagtcaaaggtatatgaaatagtcctataattcctataataacctcaacctaaaacttcttacctgggaatattgaagacatgttaaaaggaaccaccagctttcatatgttctcatgttctgagcaaggatcttaaacattagcttttttacatggcacatattgcacttttaatttcttctccaacactttgtttttgcattatttaaaccaaattgagcatgtttgattatttatttgaggctaaattgatttgattgatattaacttaaaataaaagtgttcattcagtattgttgtaattgtcattattacaaataaataaataaaaacaattggcCGGatttaattggtatcggctttttttttggACCTCCactaatcggtatcggcgttgaaaaatcctaatcggtCGAACTCTAATTAGATATTCTAGTATAGAACAGGAGATGGAGGACACATTAAATGATCATTTCCaagtcactttctctctccctctgtgtaatTTGTATCTTTAactccctttcttctctctccactGTGACAGGGACATGCTTCTGTCAGCCCCAGCAGCCttcaggcagagaggagaggtctgCAGGTTCCttgtcccctgcctcagcctccaGGGAGGTGAGATATCACCCACTCTGCTGACGTGTACAGGAATGCATGTCTACACAAACCATCCACCTGATTGGTTAGGGATACCTTGGAACACAGACCACAATTACCCCTCTATCTTCTAGAATTATTTTGTATGTGGATTGATGTGGTCGGTCCATGTGACTAATCGTACCAATAAACAACTTCTCAGTCAACTTAACtccactttaaaaaaaacatttttatggcCTTTGAAAGTAACGTCCTGAGCCCAGTTTCAATAGTGCTCCCAGAGGACCAGTAAATCCTCCAGAAATAACACGTATACTGCTTGGTGGCCAGCTTAGAGAAATAAACCCAGCTTCACTGTGAACAGCTCTCAGCATAGCAGCGGGACCAGGTGGCTGTTTCACCACATTAAACCCAGAGCCATTATCAATTGACTAATTATTATTTGGGAAAGTTCCCTCAAACCTCTGACCATTCAAGGGAATCCATTGCTCATTGCTTTCACACAGCTGCATCAAATTGACCACAGAAATTCATAAACCAGGAATGTATTTTTGATGTCTAGGCTGCAAATGTAAAGCATTTAATATTAACACACTTCCACTGCCTCAAGACCTGCAAAGCTGTAATGTTAGGTAGGCTGGAAGGATCTTGCCGGCCATTCCCTAATATCTCACCATCTGGTCTTTCCTACCCAGATAATACAGTAACTCTGGGAAAGACCTGCAAGGCAGCAGAGCACTTTAAAGAAGACTGCACAAAGCCATCCAGTCAGgacgaaggtgtgtgtgtgtgtgcgctgtgtAGTTTCTATTATCGCTGTCTCATATAAACTATTTACTCTGCCGGTCTGTCATTCTTTGTGGGGTTGATCTGACAGTGTGTGGAAATGGCTATTTCATACAGACAGATATTTGTTGCCTGTCACCCTATGTGATATAAGTCCAGTTGAATTAAATTGATCGATAGTTGATGTTCACTCgtacttctctctctttctcgatcATCATTCTGCTCTCCCTCACCCAGACTTAGAGTCTCACCACCTTGGGCATCAGACGGAGTGCAGCAGCTTAGGCCAGAGGTAAGAGCTCTATCTGTTCAGTCCAAGACATGTGACCTTGTGGCTGATGGGTTGTACTAAGAGGATCCTTTCCTTCTCTTTACAGCATACTGATGACAAAGAGCAGTCGGCGTGAGAGCCAGAGGCCTGCTGTCCACTTAGAGTACAACGGAgtggtgaaggggaggagaaaagCAGACGTTATGTCCTGTTGGCCAGACCCACATCAGGTCAGTCACACATCTCTCCCTGACCTGGCCACTAGAGAAACTGGTAGAAACAGCAGGACTGTCAATATGCTGCTGTGTAATGCTGACTGGCATCTGTTCTAACACTAAAAGCATATCTTTTGTATTTTTGACCTTTTTGGTTTGATTAGATCATGATAATTGACATCTGTTTAGCGTGTTAaatgctctgctctctcttcagAAGGTAGATGAGAAATGGGCTTTCACTCCAGAACTAAAGAGTAGAAGAAGACCTGATGAAGTTAGGAAAAGTGAGGGGGCCAAAGCCTACATCCCCAATGGCATCATCAGACCACCTGCAACAAACGTGACTAGACAGGGTGTCAGTGAGAGTAAGTAGCCATGCCtgactataccccccccccctggttaACATTTTAACAACATGCATGTTTGTGATTGATGGTTTTCTAAGTGCATTCCCCCACCCCTGTAGAGCCCATCCAGGACAGGTATGGAGACACGTGGTCTGAGAGCTCCAGTACCCCCTCCAGCCCCCAGGATGAGGCCCGTGAGAGTCTGGAGAGTGAGGACCTTGAAgacatggaggaagagagaggtgagtggCCCCTCTACCCCTGTGGGGAACGAATGGGGCAGATTTTCCGGGGCCAGATTAATCCTGGACTAAAGAGCACTTTCAGTGGAGTCTCCATTTAGTCTGGGACAAATCTTTATCTGGGTCTGGAAACCGGCCCATGATGTCTCAGTCTTTAGCCCTAATGTGAAATAGTGCTGTTGAACCTCAAGATGTCTTTAAtgatcacttctctctctcccagacactACTGAGAGTTACTCTTCTGTCCAGCAGAAGAGGGCGAGTGGTCACAGCAGGGGGAAAGTTGTGGCTACTGTACACCCTATGGTCCCTGTACCCCACAAGGAAGAGCCATCCTACACTGACAGTCCCCGACGTGTACATCCTCTACCACTGACGGTTCAGAATGGGCCCACCATGCCAGACGTTATGGTCTTTGTCACTTCACAGCCGGGGGACGGTTCACCAGCAGAGGGGGCACTGACTGGGACCACCCCCATGGTTCCTCAGGAGTCCATCCCAAGCCAAGCTTCCCTGGGAGACCCTGAGAGACAGaggcatgtgtctgtgtctgcaccCCTGAACTCACAGCCAGCCACCCCAGGCTCCAGCAGTCACCCCATACACCAGTGTTATAAAAACCCCACTAGCCCAGACAGTAGAAGCACTAACCACCAGCACCAGCCCCCTATGGGTGCAATCAGTGTCATCCCCCTGACCTCCCACatgtcccccctgcagcaaacaTGCATCACCACTGACTTAGCCTCCACTGCCAACCTACCCCTAGCAGCCTCTCTCCCTGACCCTAACACCAGGCCTCAAGCCCTGGCTGTACCCACCAGCCTACCCACCCCTAACTACGTGGCACCCTCCTCCGGGGCAACTGTGACCCCAGTTGCCATCAGTCAGGTTCAGTCCACTCTGCTCCCAGCCGTCCCCACTCACACCCCCGACCCCGTGTCCAGCCAAGCCCTGACCCTCACCCACAGCACGGCCCAGGGAGACGGCACCTCTTCTTGCAGCAGCTCGGGGGAGGCAGCAGGGCAGGCCCAGCAAAAGCTGCAACCCCAGCAGCAGACCCAACCTCCACAGCAACAGCAGATGAGCTGCAGCACCTGCGGTTGCCGTGGCAGCTGTGGTAGTAGCCACTCCCCCAACCCCAACTTCTACTTCCCTCCCCAGCTGGGGCGCCAGGTCTTCAGCGCcgctcacctccctctcttccacctcccATCCATGTGCAGCACTGGATATCCCAGCCACCGCAGTCAGGTCCAACACCAGAGCAATGGCACCACACAGCTACCCTTCTATCCCCCTCCTCACACAGCCACGCCAACACAATACGTCAGTGGACCCCTGCTCCATACCTCCCACTCAGACCACATGCTGGCCACCCAGGCTGGATACACCCTGCAGCAGATGGCAGCTGCTTCCTTCAACCGTTTCTACACACCTGTGTTCTCCTCGGTGGGACTGGGCACGGGCATGAAGAAGAGTAGTGCCAACGTCTCCTGCTATAACTGTGGGCTCAGCGGGCACTATGCCCAGGACTGCAAGCAGCCCTCAATGGACGCCGGGCAGCAAGGTAATACTGGCCAGGCTAgtggcagagagaggaggtgaagtcTCTCATATTGATAGAGCAGAGAAAATAAGGATTCCTCTTTTGTTTCAGCAAAATCAAATGTTGTATAGGAAGGCAGAGCTTTCTTTTGTAACTTTTTTTGTCACCACCATGTTTTGCACTGTCCACCATTTTATGTCTGACGCTCTCTGTAGCAAATCCTGGATTGTCTGAACGCGCTAAAGAGTTCCATTAAACACCCAACCAAGTATTAAATCATCTTTTGATAGGACACTGAATCTGGAAGGCAAGCATAAAGACTATGGGCATCACGTTTCTTTAGGTTACTTGTTGGCTAGTTTGGCACGCGACACTGACgcactcctgtgtgtgtgtgtttcaggtggCTTTCGGCTGAAGTATGCAGCCCCCCACTCCTCTGAAGCAGACAAAACTGACTGACATGACAGAGAGAGGACCAAGACAATGCTTTGTTTATCTCACTACAGTAAAGATTCCAGAAATTCAAAGGGTTGAGTTTTTCACTAATTTGTAATATCTTCCAAATGTCCTTTAGGGGTTTGAGAATCCGCGCGAATATCCTAACTAGTTTCTCAGCAAAGAATAGAATCCAGACTTTTCAGAGGGTGGTATTTTACACACAAGACTCTAACTTTTAAAGAAAGAAAACCACATATTTAAATGGTGTGGTGGTAAACTTGCATTCAATAAGGATTGATAGATTTGGAGAGAAAGATTGTTCTAGTCTGATTTTAATGTGGGTCTTTTTGGAACATTTAAATTCTTCCAGAATCTGCCTTTGGTTCAAGTCGTTATATGTTGGGCTAAGTAGCCTATATCAACTAAAGCATGTCATCACTTCAAGTCTCTGTTCTCCCTGTCAGTTCTTTTAAATGCTAGCACTTGTAATGGGAGGGAAGGTAGTGAGTAGTACAGTGCCTTAGTGCCTCAAAGAGAAAAGATGGAGAGGGTTGTATTATCGCATAGGTGTTCAAAAGGAAAATACAGTTAAACAGCAGCTAGAAGCCAGCAGCCTACCAGTTCATTGCATTTTTTTGTATCCATTTGAAATAACAAAATGTGTGAATTATAAAAAATGGGGGGGTGAATATGCAAAAACTTCACATTATCTTTTATTTTTTGGATTGTGGAGGAAAATGTATGGTTTATGAGAAAATATTTATGTAATTTGTTTTTTTGACAGAATATTCTGAATGTACCATAAATACCCTATATTTAATTTGTTTTACAAGCTAACGGTATTCCATTTAAGGAAAAACTTTGTGCGAAAAAGGAACGTTTCATTGTCATTTGTTGCCACTTGATTTAATGTGAAGCATGTATTAAGTAATCATGTCTGTCATTCATGATGTTAAatgggatactttgggatttttggcaatctacttccccagagtcagattaatttgtggataccatttttatgtctctgcgtacAGTTTGAAGGAAGCTGCTTACTAGCGCTAGTGCAATTGCTAACTAGAAGTCTacggtatctgctagcatgctagacttccagtcattgcgctaatacTAGTTAGCATTGGTTCATGAAACCACCTCTTAACATAACAATGGTATCCAGGAGTTAATctgactggggaagtagataaagagcctcattgccaaaatcctgaagtaacGTTATAACCCTTTAATGCTGCTGTTTTGTTTGTAACTGTCTCCTGGGGGCAAAATCGCACTAATCCTTGCAGgtctgtgcgggtgtgtgtgtatatctatgtttGGTTCTTTGTGGGTCATGTCCCAAATGCTCTCAGGCAATGAGAGGACTCTTGTGGTTAATGTATCCCCTAAGCCTCTCCTCTAGTAGGTGATTTACTGAGACCCAAATCAACCCCCCATCCCTACCCCCTAGGCACTTGGGTTGATCCAAAGTCAACCCCTCAGCACTTCAGTAGATCTGAAAGAATTGGATAGATGTAATCAATGGTAAAATCTTCACTTGAGCTTTTGCCTTCTGATAAGATTGCTGGAATTCTTGCCATATTGCTCTGATCTATACAATCCTTTCTGATCTGCACAAGTGCAAAGGTTAGGGGCTAGTGGTCGATCTTTAGATTGGGTGACAGAATCACTGTCCCTTATCCTACCGCCATGCATGTACTGTACCTGTTGAAGATGTTGAACGTTTGGCTCCTGCCTGTTTGTGTAGGCTTGTGTCAAGCTCTTTGTTGCCAGAACTTTGTGCCCTATTCCTCCTTTCTCATGCAGAAATGAGATTGTATTATGCATGTAGGTGTATATTTGTGCACATCTGTAAGAGGCTAActacacacacttactgtactcAGATGAGAACTTCTGTATTAGAAAAAAAGGTAAAACACTCACTGTTGTTAAAGACAATCGCCTGGTTGTGACATTGAAACCCACctttctctttcactgtctgCTGTTGAGGTGGATTGTTTTGTGTTTTCCAGCATACCAACACACAGGCACGCAATGTGTAAGCTATCTGAAATTGACACCCAGGTAAAGTGGAACGTTTTAGAAATTGGAACGTATCTGTAAGCTTTTCAGAATCAGTTTTTTAAAGTTTTAAACGTTTTGTATTGGAATATGTAATTATACAATAGTTCCTTCCTGTGCAAAATTAAGCAAACATACTTTTTTTTCAGGGAAGTTTGTAGCAATCAATGAAAAAAAACAACCAACACAAGTTTATATTTTAATATGGAGATCCCAATGCTATATCAGAATGCGAAATGCATTCTAAATGGTTTATTcttccataaaaaaaatatacaatagACATTGAATATCTAAGGTCTTCTCTGTTATTTCCATTGAACAATGTTTTCACCATTTATTAAAGTTGGAATCCGTAGCAGGGAAACTGCCACGTCCGTTTGCGATATTACAACGACTTTAATTCAAACAACGAAcactgttttttccccctctgacaTCATTGCCTGCGCGATAGAACAGCATAGTATGTATTAggaaaaacaataacaaatgcaCCTGGGGCGACGAGTGTCACTGTTTCACCTTTTTGCGGATCTCAGCATGAAATAACTATTTACTATTGTAAAATATTGTACTATTATTGTTTTTTACCGTTCAGGGTCAGACGAATTCCTAACTGTACATTCACCGGCCAGAAGGTGGCAGTGTAGGTCAAGTGTTGTTCTCAATGTTGTACGTGAAATAACCTGTAGTTGATGAGAAGACTTTCATACAGGAAGTGTTTGGGGTATTGAGTCCAGGTTGAAAatgatagaatactacagttCTCAGAGTTGTCTtagaatacgtttttttttttaaacaaggttAACGGTGTTTCAACACTGCATAGAATTACAGTATATAAAATAGTCGATGTCTAGAGGAAGACATCTGGTTTAATCTTGGACCACAATCGTGGAACACTTTACTTCACATCCAGCGTCAACACGTTATGACACATACATAACCATATCATAACAGCTGACACAACTTGTCATAACATTCTCATTACCGATATTTACTCATGTTGTGACAtatattattatgttttatttctgGTTATGACACCATAGGTGTCTAAACTCACATTTATTTAAATGTGTTTTTGCCTGCCAAGAAGTTTCAGTTTAAAGTTTGTTAAATCCTATATTCTTCTAATGAATTCTTTAGTCATGTTTTTtttcatattttaaataacttgcAGAAAGTACgctatgacactgtcatgaagcattatgtgCTCTGCTACTTTACTTGCTACTTTACTTGGACAAAATGCTACCTGTGctactttacttggactaagaaaatgcaCTTTGACAATCATAATAATATAAGCCAGATTAGCATTTCACGTGCATGCCCTTATGTCAGacatcagtcaaaaagagggtgtcttgtcctgctccttaAATCTGCTCTTGCATTCATCCAAGTCATCAGCAGCAGAGCACTGGGGTAGCTGAATGTCTGATGTAAATTTGGGtgcaattacaatgataatttaatgagttatttcagaaaatgttatataACATAGCCAACTTGTCAAGAGTTTGTTTATGGTGTAAATGggatgttttgccttgtgtggtaggttttgtgggttttgacattcttatgtaggtgtcataacagCCATAAATTAGTGTAATATATGTTACGTCTAAATATACTTGTcctgacagtgttatgaccatattatgacaggttatgtcagctgttatgtgTTCATAATGCTAtgacgctgggtgtcaagtaaattGTTATCCACGATCTTATATATTCAGTATTCTGTGCAGGTTTATGAAGCATAGTAAAATGTGTACGCCAGAGACCTCTAAATGTAGGCCTATTACCTCTTTCACTTCATTTGCAACAATAAGATATCAGAAAATGGAATCAACCTGCCACCCATTGAAAATGTACATACCAAATGCATTGAGCAAGCTTCCTCTGTGATTTGAGTTTATCTACACTGAATAAAATTATAAACTCAACATTCTactttttaaaaaaacattttactgagtaaattttttaaaaattgttgacgttgcgtttatatttttattgaGGGTAGATTAACTCAAGTCACAGAGGAAGCATGCTATAGCTTAAaataaaatcagtcaattgaaatgtgACAACTATTTGCCTCAAAgctcgacacatctccttcgcatagagttgatcaggctgttcactgtggcctatggaatgttgtcccactctccaatggctgtgcaaagttgctagatgttggcgggaactggaacatgctgttgtaaacgtcgatccagagcattcccACGCAttccatctgcccagtacag encodes:
- the LOC109872177 gene encoding zinc finger CCHC domain-containing protein 2-like isoform X2; this encodes MLKIKLPMRTAEEEYHTVEDEQENTDYNSLTIDSIPYRGVSHRFKDSTRESCRLSQIDKETVFEWFGLHLNPAKRIEFMYGILHMCQPLELRFFGSCLEDLARKDFHVFRDFEIRANSQTDLGLLMDVADPVVRSKLLVCLSLLRSENRECAGTLYRALNHMDPALFLNTYHGVPVSPRGSAQNVPDQHSPRDGGMKSGRLEHPSGPPLEAESGSLEHLALLFTMASLHPAFSFHQRDTARHQLDNVERAIEERRYCHNRPSVQHTLRKEDLSLRSTDMGQSACCIPNQLPNRTLSQREVHIDKIELKKIFWNQGNREYSIEVQWSDSTWSTVTKTHHELYDFLSKLPCERSAEPFEKGLVRLLAQRDPYEPRDLERMLQDMLLSAPAAFRQRGEVCRFLVPCLSLQGDNTVTLGKTCKAAEHFKEDCTKPSSQDEDLESHHLGHQTECSSLGQSILMTKSSRRESQRPAVHLEYNGVVKGRRKADVMSCWPDPHQKVDEKWAFTPELKSRRRPDEVRKSEGAKAYIPNGIIRPPATNVTRQGVSEKPIQDRYGDTWSESSSTPSSPQDEARESLESEDLEDMEEERDTTESYSSVQQKRASGHSRGKVVATVHPMVPVPHKEEPSYTDSPRRVHPLPLTVQNGPTMPDVMVFVTSQPGDGSPAEGALTGTTPMVPQESIPSQASLGDPERQRHVSVSAPLNSQPATPGSSSHPIHQCYKNPTSPDSRSTNHQHQPPMGAISVIPLTSHMSPLQQTCITTDLASTANLPLAASLPDPNTRPQALAVPTSLPTPNYVAPSSGATVTPVAISQVQSTLLPAVPTHTPDPVSSQALTLTHSTAQGDGTSSCSSSGEAAGQAQQKLQPQQQTQPPQQQQMSCSTCGCRGSCGSSHSPNPNFYFPPQLGRQVFSAAHLPLFHLPSMCSTGYPSHRSQVQHQSNGTTQLPFYPPPHTATPTQYVSGPLLHTSHSDHMLATQAGYTLQQMAAASFNRFYTPVFSSVGLGTGMKKSSANVSCYNCGLSGHYAQDCKQPSMDAGQQGGFRLKYAAPHSSEADKTD
- the LOC109872177 gene encoding zinc finger CCHC domain-containing protein 2-like isoform X1 — protein: MLKIKLPMRTAEEEYHTVEDEQENTDYNSLTIDSIPYRGVSHRFKDSTRESCRLSQIDKETVFEWFGLHLNPAKRIEFMYGILHMCQPLELRFFGSCLEDLARKDFHVFRDFEIRANSQTDLGLLMDVADPVVRSKLLVCLSLLRSENRECAGTLYRALNHMDPALFLNTYHGVPVSPRGSAQNVPDQHSPRDGGMKSGRLEHPSGPPLEAESGSLEHLALLFTMASLHPAFSFHQRDTARHQLDNVERAIEERRYCHNRPSVQHTLRKEDLSLRSTDMGQSACCIPNQLPNRTLSQREAVHIDKIELKKIFWNQGNREYSIEVQWSDSTWSTVTKTHHELYDFLSKLPCERSAEPFEKGLVRLLAQRDPYEPRDLERMLQDMLLSAPAAFRQRGEVCRFLVPCLSLQGDNTVTLGKTCKAAEHFKEDCTKPSSQDEDLESHHLGHQTECSSLGQSILMTKSSRRESQRPAVHLEYNGVVKGRRKADVMSCWPDPHQKVDEKWAFTPELKSRRRPDEVRKSEGAKAYIPNGIIRPPATNVTRQGVSEKPIQDRYGDTWSESSSTPSSPQDEARESLESEDLEDMEEERDTTESYSSVQQKRASGHSRGKVVATVHPMVPVPHKEEPSYTDSPRRVHPLPLTVQNGPTMPDVMVFVTSQPGDGSPAEGALTGTTPMVPQESIPSQASLGDPERQRHVSVSAPLNSQPATPGSSSHPIHQCYKNPTSPDSRSTNHQHQPPMGAISVIPLTSHMSPLQQTCITTDLASTANLPLAASLPDPNTRPQALAVPTSLPTPNYVAPSSGATVTPVAISQVQSTLLPAVPTHTPDPVSSQALTLTHSTAQGDGTSSCSSSGEAAGQAQQKLQPQQQTQPPQQQQMSCSTCGCRGSCGSSHSPNPNFYFPPQLGRQVFSAAHLPLFHLPSMCSTGYPSHRSQVQHQSNGTTQLPFYPPPHTATPTQYVSGPLLHTSHSDHMLATQAGYTLQQMAAASFNRFYTPVFSSVGLGTGMKKSSANVSCYNCGLSGHYAQDCKQPSMDAGQQGGFRLKYAAPHSSEADKTD